A portion of the Pedobacter cryoconitis genome contains these proteins:
- a CDS encoding DUF4280 domain-containing protein gives MAEKHLVVEGAMCMCDFGKNPDFLKVLTHKREYANDKSGSTKYIASTKDIGATFKQNTFGPCAKQLGKPCNAIVLEWKYFYEHTTLTNGGKIILEDSKATCPIGGPDCIKIIKHGQIAEPGGQNFKNAEPKVSKVLNPAVDPRALTEEPVSIEGIIFE, from the coding sequence ATGGCAGAAAAACATTTAGTAGTGGAGGGCGCAATGTGTATGTGTGATTTTGGTAAAAATCCTGACTTTTTAAAAGTGCTTACGCATAAGCGTGAGTATGCTAATGACAAAAGCGGATCAACCAAATATATTGCCAGTACCAAAGATATTGGTGCCACATTTAAGCAGAATACATTTGGCCCATGTGCAAAACAGCTGGGCAAACCCTGTAATGCTATCGTTTTGGAATGGAAATATTTTTATGAACATACTACTTTAACCAATGGTGGTAAAATAATACTGGAAGACAGCAAGGCAACTTGTCCGATTGGCGGGCCTGATTGCATTAAAATAATTAAACATGGTCAGATTGCTGAACCGGGCGGGCAGAATTTTAAAAATGCAGAGCCTAAGGTGAGCAAAGTATTAAATCCTGCGGTAGATCCCAGAGCATTAACAGAAGAACCGGTTAGTATTGAAGGAATAATTTTTGAATAG